CCAAAGAGACCTACAAGTCCCTCGCCGATGCAGGAGTTAACACCATCGTTGCGATGCACTATCCTGATGAGCATTACGATGCTGCCAAGGAGGCAGGCATCAACCTGGTGATCTCAGGCCACATGTGCTCCGACTCCATAGGTGTCAACCTAATATGCGACCTGTGGGAGAAGGAGGGCATCGAAGTGATTCCCTGCTCCGGCTTCACACGCTTCAGCAGAAACTGATACGATGTGGAAGATCGGAGATATCGGGATCGATGGCCCAGTGGTGCTGGGGCCGATGTCTGGATACACATCCAGCAGTTACAGGGACTTCATGAAACCCTTCGGGGTTGCCATATCTATGACGGAGATGACGTCTGCTGTCGGTCTTCTTAACTCTGATCTCAAAACATCCGAATACGTCGAGTTCGGAAGGAACTATCCTACTGGACTCCAGCTCTTCGGCCATTCCTCGGATGACATCGCCAAGGCTGCCGTCAAGGCCCTGGATCACAACGAGAACATTGATTTCTTCGACATCAACATGGGATGTCCGGTTCACAAGATACTGCGCAGCGGAGCTGGATCGGTGCTGATGAAGGATCCGGAACTGTGCGGTGAGATCGTGAGGAAGGTGAAGGAACTCACCGGAAAACCGGTCACTGCGAAGATCCGCCTCGGTTCAGACCGTGGACATATGAACTACGTGGATGTCATCTCGGAACTGGAATCCGCTGATGTGGATGCCGTCACCGTGCATGCTCGCACCAAAGACCAGGGATACAGCGGGAAACCTGATTTCGAAACCATCGCAGGACTGCAGGAACGTATGTCCGTGCCGCTGATCATATCAGGCAACATCTATCTGCTGGACGATGCCGTCGACGCGATGGAGAAGACAAAGGCCACTGCCGTGATGGTCGCAAGGGGAGGGGTCGGCAATCCCTTCCTCTGCACCCAGATAGACGAGTTCTACAGAACCGGGAAAAGGTTGGAGAATCCCACCGTCCACCAGCAGATCGAATGGTGCATACAGCTGGCGGATGCCATCATAGCGGAGAAGGGTGAGGATACCGGGATCAGGAAACTTAGGAGCATAGCGCCGAAGTTCGTCTCCGGTTGCCACCGCTGCCGCGAATACAGGCTCAGACTCGCCACGGAGACCGATGACCGCGACAGCCTCGTCTCCATCCTCGAGGAGATCGATTCCAGGATGGGCCTTGAGAGGATCAACATGGACGGCAGACGCACCTACTACAACCTCGACTGATCCCTTCCATTTCCTTGGTCCAGCGACAACGGATTTATCCTGAATAGTTCATGCGGTTGTCATGTTCCTGCTATCGAAGAAGCCCAAAACGGTCCAGAAAATCGTGGATATCAACATCCACTGGTCCGGTGACGATCCTTTCACATTCGTCTCGCACCACCACGATGAGTATCCCAAGGGCAACGCACAGATGGCTCCCCCGCTGGAGATGATAAG
The nucleotide sequence above comes from Methanomassiliicoccales archaeon LGM-RCC1. Encoded proteins:
- a CDS encoding tRNA-dihydrouridine synthase family protein translates to MWKIGDIGIDGPVVLGPMSGYTSSSYRDFMKPFGVAISMTEMTSAVGLLNSDLKTSEYVEFGRNYPTGLQLFGHSSDDIAKAAVKALDHNENIDFFDINMGCPVHKILRSGAGSVLMKDPELCGEIVRKVKELTGKPVTAKIRLGSDRGHMNYVDVISELESADVDAVTVHARTKDQGYSGKPDFETIAGLQERMSVPLIISGNIYLLDDAVDAMEKTKATAVMVARGGVGNPFLCTQIDEFYRTGKRLENPTVHQQIEWCIQLADAIIAEKGEDTGIRKLRSIAPKFVSGCHRCREYRLRLATETDDRDSLVSILEEIDSRMGLERINMDGRRTYYNLD